In Methanofollis aquaemaris, the genomic window TAGGGTTCGCCTTCGAGATCGATCGGTTCCTGATCGTTGGGCTCCCTGGTGAAACACATGAAGACGAGGGTCGCCACTTCGAGCCCGGCGATGAGCACCTCGACCGAGGCGCCTGCGTTGCCGCCGCCGATCCAGGGGTGTTCCTTGTAGGTGACCTTTTCCAGGTCGGCACCGATGGAGGCGAGGAACTGGTCGCAGAACTCGACCGTCCGGTCTTTCCAGTAGATGTCCTCGACGGGTGAGTTGAAGGCATGGTGGGCCATCATCTCAAAGAGCGTGAGGTGCCTGCCCGACCGTCCGACCGAGTCGAGGTCGTTGAGCCTGATGCAGGGCTGGGAGATGGTGAGCGGGTTGGCCGGCGGGGGCACGAGTCCGCTCGTCACATAGGGCTGGAAGTCGGCGATGGATGCGATGGTCAGATAGATGTCGTCTCTCCAGCGTGCGACGACAGGATACCGTTCGATCCTCGTATGGCCGTGGCGCTCGAAAAACGAAAGAAACGCCTCTCTCATCTCGTCAAGGGTGTGCGGTTCAAAGACCGGGTTGCCGATGAATGAGTACGGCTCGCAGGGGGCGTCGCCGCAGGTCTCCCGTTCGGGATCGCGCGTCCAGTAGGCTGCACCGCACTTGGTGCAGATCTTGCGCACGAATCCCTGGGATTTAAAATAATCAAGTTGATACTCTTCTTCGAGCATTCAAAACCACGTCTTGGTATTGTATTACTTGTCAATGATTCATAATAGTGTTCATCGTGCCTGCCGATTCTCTCCCAGGAAGTCGAGATACCAGGCGTCTTTTTGAGTGTATTGGTTGGTAAGAGTGGCGATCCGGACGGCCAGGATGTGCCGGCAACATCGGCCCCGGTAGGTGAAGTCTTTGCAGGTGCAGAAATCGTCTTCAACGATATAATCTTCATCTCGTCCTTTGACCACGAAAAAATCGTTGTATTTCTCGACTCTGCCGCTTTCGACCGCTTCGACGGCCTTCTGCCCGCGCATCCGATACCGCTTGCGAAGGCCATCGCGGATCTCGGGGGTGAGGCCGGCCTCCTTAACTTCCGCCCAGAAGTCGATCATGGGAAGGTGGTGAGGCGGGGTGCGTCCGCGATATATTCCCAGCCTTCGCGCAGGGCGAGCGCTTCCATCGCCGGGGCTTCGAGGGCGTAGTGAGTCGACTCGATGCAGGGGATGGGAGAGGTCCGGGCGACGTGGTGCTTCAACTCCGCAGAGAGGAAGGCGTCGGCGCCGAGGGCGACCGCTTCCTCGATGAGGTCGGGGTCGAAACCGCTCCCGCCGACGACGCCGAGGCGTTCGGGATCTTTTGCCTCGCCCCAGACCCTGACGTTGCCGCCGATCCGCTCGACCATCTCCGCAAGCGGGAGGGTGCAGCGGCCGACGACGCCGAGCGACATCCTCTCGGTATCTTCGAGGCCGAGGCGCTCTGCAAGGATGTCGTTCACCCCGCCGACGGCGCGGTCGAAGTTGGTGTGCATGCCATAGAGGTTGATGCCGTGGCTGAGGAGGGGGGCGAGGACCGCTGCGTCCTGTCCCCGCACCGCGGTCACCGGCGTCCAGAGGGGGGTGTGGTGGACGACGAGGAGGTCGGCGCCCATGGCCGCGGCGGTTTTTGCCACGGCGGGCGTGGCGTCGAGGGCGCAGCAGACCGTCCCGACCTCCTCCCGTCCTTCGACGATGAGACCGATCCGTCCCTCGTCGAATTCTTCTGCAAGGTCAGGCGGTGCAATCTCTTCGAGACGCGCAACAAGGTCTGCGATATGCATACTCAGGAGTCGCCGTCCCCGATAATGAAACGATGTATTACCTGAGGTAATTGGAAAGACCTATTAATATGCTCAATCCATATCAGGATATGGAGAAGTCCATCGAAGAGATTAATATAAGAATACGCGATGGCAACGCCCGCGTCGTCACGGCAGAGGAGATGCCGGAGATCGTCGCGGAACTCGGCGAGGAAGGAGCCCTCAGGGAGGTGGATGTGGTCACCACCGGTACCTTTGGGGCGATGTGCTCATCAGGCGCCTTCCTCAACTTCGGTCATGCCGACCCCCCGATCCGGATGGAGCGGGTCTGGCTCAATGATGTCGAGGCCTACAGCGGACTGGCGGCGGTGGACGCCTACCTCGGGGCGACGAGCGAGTCGACGACGCAGGGGAACGCCTACGGCGGCGCTCACGTCATCGAGGACTTCGTCTCGGGCAAGGCGATCGAACTGCGCGCCATCTCCAAGGGCACCGACTGTTATCCGCGCCGGACGGTGACGACAACCCTGCTCCTCGAAGATCTCAACGATGCCGTCATGGTCAATCCGAGGAATTCTTTCCAGTGTTATGACGCCGCTACGAACATGACCGAGCGTGTTCTTCATACCTATATGGGGATGCTCCTTCCCCACAGCGGCAATGTCTCGTTCTCGGGTGCAGGCGCACTTTCCCCGCTTGCAAACGACCCCGCGTACCATGTGATCGGGAGCGGCGTCCCGATCTTCCTGGGCGGCGCCCAGGGGATGATCGTGGGTCAGGGCACCCAGTCCTCGCCGGCGACCGGGTTTGCAAACCTGATGACCACGGGAAATCTCAAGGAGATGAACGCGGACTTTCTCCGCGCCGCGACCTTCATGGGCTACGGCGTGACGATGTACGTCGGCGTCGGTGTGCCGATCCCGGTCGTGGACCTGGATGTGGTGCGGAGCACGGCGGTGAGAGACGAGGAGATCATGACCGATATCGTCGACTATGGTACGCCGAGCAACAACCGCCCGACCATCGCCCGCGTCAGTTATGCCGAACTCAAGAGCGGGAAGGTGGAGATCGGCGGCGAAGAGGTCAGAACGTCCTCGCTCTCCAGTTACCGGAAGGCGCGGGAGGTCGCCGAGTGTCTCCGCACCTGGGTGGAGGGAGGTTCGATGGAACTCACCCTCCCGACCCGCCGGTTCAACGCGGCCAAGCGGACCGGTCCGATGCGCGAGACGAAGGTGGTGCCCAGGGTGCGCGAGATCATGGACACGCAGGTGGTGGCCGTCGCCGAGGACGAACTGATCAGTGCGGCCGCGGCGAAACTGCTCAAGGGCGAGACCAACCATCTCCCGGTCCTCAACGGAGACGGGCAACTGGTCGGGATCGTGACCACTTACGATGTCACCAAGGCGGTGGGGAGCACCCGCGACCTCACGGTGGTGCGGGACATCATGACCCGCCGGGTGGTGCGGACGTCGCCCGAGGAGGCGGTGGATATTGCGGCCCAGAAACTCGAACGGCACAATATCAGCGCTCTGCCGGTGGTCGACCAAGCCAACCGGGTGATCGGGATGCTCTCTGCGATCGATCTAGGAAAGCTCCTTGGCGGGAGGTGGCAGGCATGAAACTGCTGGTCTCGTTCTCCCGCAAGAAGGTCAGCGAACCGATCATCGCAAGGGTGGTCAGGGATACCGGGGTGCTCATCAATGTCGAGCGGGCGCGGATCGAGCCGAGCGAGGGGAAGGTGCTGATCGATGTCCCTGACGAG contains:
- a CDS encoding homocysteine biosynthesis protein, encoding MEKSIEEINIRIRDGNARVVTAEEMPEIVAELGEEGALREVDVVTTGTFGAMCSSGAFLNFGHADPPIRMERVWLNDVEAYSGLAAVDAYLGATSESTTQGNAYGGAHVIEDFVSGKAIELRAISKGTDCYPRRTVTTTLLLEDLNDAVMVNPRNSFQCYDAATNMTERVLHTYMGMLLPHSGNVSFSGAGALSPLANDPAYHVIGSGVPIFLGGAQGMIVGQGTQSSPATGFANLMTTGNLKEMNADFLRAATFMGYGVTMYVGVGVPIPVVDLDVVRSTAVRDEEIMTDIVDYGTPSNNRPTIARVSYAELKSGKVEIGGEEVRTSSLSSYRKAREVAECLRTWVEGGSMELTLPTRRFNAAKRTGPMRETKVVPRVREIMDTQVVAVAEDELISAAAAKLLKGETNHLPVLNGDGQLVGIVTTYDVTKAVGSTRDLTVVRDIMTRRVVRTSPEEAVDIAAQKLERHNISALPVVDQANRVIGMLSAIDLGKLLGGRWQA
- a CDS encoding Nif3-like dinuclear metal center hexameric protein — protein: MHIADLVARLEEIAPPDLAEEFDEGRIGLIVEGREEVGTVCCALDATPAVAKTAAAMGADLLVVHHTPLWTPVTAVRGQDAAVLAPLLSHGINLYGMHTNFDRAVGGVNDILAERLGLEDTERMSLGVVGRCTLPLAEMVERIGGNVRVWGEAKDPERLGVVGGSGFDPDLIEEAVALGADAFLSAELKHHVARTSPIPCIESTHYALEAPAMEALALREGWEYIADAPRLTTFP
- a CDS encoding SWIM zinc finger family protein codes for the protein MIDFWAEVKEAGLTPEIRDGLRKRYRMRGQKAVEAVESGRVEKYNDFFVVKGRDEDYIVEDDFCTCKDFTYRGRCCRHILAVRIATLTNQYTQKDAWYLDFLGENRQAR